Proteins encoded within one genomic window of Besnoitia besnoiti strain Bb-Ger1 chromosome II, whole genome shotgun sequence:
- a CDS encoding transporter, major facilitator family protein (encoded by transcript BESB_036440), translating into MPASFKILQADFLWALQDLGALVFYQSISQALSGLVWGYLADRSSRVRLLATGCCSWGLVSMFIAMGTQYWQFAVLKVLNGIAMASIGPVAQSLIADLFPSNMRGEQFGWLQFFLCGGCIVGALIGGSMASFTVVPGVRGWRVAFFVSGILSVCAGLLVRIIAVEPRRHEVFDGGNPKLGLTEGIQDSGVLQDMYRRCRNFCRATLSRTFFILLLQGICGYIPLHAFQFYTMWFQYIGMPDWQASVLTACPLIGGMVGSLFGGWLGDQADRWSRFHGRPLVGQMGTLLSIPLIYTGLLVIPRRPEFFGLYALDMLLLGFAIAWCPSGVNRPILSEIVESDARASVFATQIVFEGSVAAMLGSPVIAFMAESLFGYRGVSASAHSEALKLKNIEALANALLVATAFPWTVCFFLYGLLHFTYKKDAFSV; encoded by the exons ATGCCTGCAAGCTTCAAGATTCTCCAGGCTGACTTCCTGTGGGCACTACAGGACTTGGGAGCCCTTGTTTTCTACCAG AGCATATCTCAGGCGCTTAGTGGGCTAGTATGGGGCTACTTGGCGGACCGCTCTTCCCGTGTTCGCCTCTTGGCGACTGGCTGCTGTTCTTGGGGCCTCGTGAGCATGTTCATCGCCATGGGAACTCAGTACTGGCAGTTCGCCGTGCTGAAGGTGCTGAATGGCATTGCTATGGCAAG CATCGGGCCGGTAGCCCAGTCCCTGATCGCGGATTTGTTCCCTTCGAATATGCGCGGTGAACAGTTTGGCTGGCTCCAGTTTTTCTTATGCGGAG GTTGCATCGTGGGCGCTTTAATTGGCGGTAGCATGGCAAGCTTTACTGTTGTTCCGGGCGTTCGG GGCTGGCGAGTCGCTTTTTTTGTTAGCGGCATACTCTCGGTGTGTGCCGGACTTCTTGTACGGATTATCGCTGTGGAGCCGCGCCGTCACGAAGTCTTCGATGGCGGAAATCCCAAACTCGGACTCACAGAAGGAATACAAGACTCAGGCGTCCTGCAGGACATGTACCGCCGGTGCCGGAACTTTTGCCGCGCCACTCTTTCGCGGACATTCTTCATTCTTCTACTTCAGGGCATATGCGGGTACATACCGCTCCACGCGTTTCAGTTCTATACCATGTGGTTTCAGTACATAGGGATGCCGGACTGGCAGGCGAGCGTCCTCACGGCGTGTCCTCTGATCGGCGGAATGGTTGGGTCGCTATTCGGCGGATGGCTTGGGGATCAGGCTGATAGGTGGAGCCGCTTTCACGGTCGTCCTCTGGTGGGACAAATGGGCACGCTTCTTTCCATTCCCCTAATATACACGGGCTTACTTGTTATCCCACGCCGTCCTGAATTCTTCGGGCTCTATGCTCTCGACATGCTGTTGCTCG GCTTTGCAATAGCATGGTGTCCCAGTGGTGTAAATCGACCGATTTTGTCGGAGATCGTCGAGTCAGACGCACGTGCTAGCGTTTTCGCTACACAAATTGTTTTTGAAGGCAGCGTGGCTGCTATGCTAGGCTCGCCAGTCATCGCCTTCATGG CCGAGTCACTGTTTGGTTATCGCGGAGTCAGTGCGTCGGCTCACTCGGAAGCCCTCAAGCTGAAAAATATTGAG GCTCTTGCAAATGCCCTACTGGTTGCGACAGCTTTCCCCTGGActgtctgtttttttctg TATGGCCTGCTCCACTTCACGTACAAGAAGGATGCCTTTTCGGTTTAA